The following proteins are encoded in a genomic region of Deltaproteobacteria bacterium:
- a CDS encoding FGGY-family carbohydrate kinase: MSKNDEKYVLSIDLGTSGSKMAVVSVFGEVVDFDFEAVQLNLLPGGGAEQDPREWWRAIMATAKRLLSRGSVPAEDIVAVCASTQWSGTVAVDEAGRPLMNAVIWMDMRGEKYVQDITAGGPFKVEGYGLLKLMRWVRMTGGAPGQSGKEPVGHILFIKNEFPDVYEKTYKFLEPRDYINLCLTGEFASSYDAITLHWVTDNRNLEKITYHDKLIEMTGLERDKLPDLKRAVDVLGPIKKELAGELGLREDVQVVMGSPDIMAAAVGSGAVGDYEGHAYIGTSSWIVAHVPFKKTDILHGIASIPSSIPDKYIVVNEQEIAGGTLNYLRDNILYHKDALLKEASVPDIYKVFDGIAAKVPPGSNKVIFTPWLNGEKTPVEDNAVRACLYNLSLENTREDVIRAFFEGVAFNQRWALTYVEKFIGRKMDPIHLVGGGASSDIWCQIHADVFDRTVKQVEAPIQTNARGTAFIAAVGLGYLAFDDIPKYVKIRNTYEPNPETRGIYDDLFGIFLDIYNKNKKIYKKLNAT; encoded by the coding sequence ATGTCGAAAAACGATGAAAAGTACGTCCTGTCCATCGATCTGGGGACATCGGGCAGCAAAATGGCCGTCGTTTCGGTCTTCGGCGAAGTCGTGGATTTCGACTTCGAGGCCGTTCAGCTGAATCTGCTGCCGGGTGGCGGCGCCGAACAGGACCCCAGGGAGTGGTGGCGTGCCATCATGGCCACCGCGAAGCGGCTGCTGTCGCGTGGGTCGGTTCCTGCGGAGGACATCGTGGCTGTTTGCGCCTCGACCCAATGGTCGGGGACGGTGGCCGTGGACGAAGCGGGGCGCCCCCTGATGAACGCGGTCATCTGGATGGACATGCGCGGGGAAAAGTACGTGCAGGACATTACGGCGGGCGGGCCCTTCAAGGTCGAGGGCTACGGACTCCTCAAGCTGATGCGGTGGGTCAGGATGACCGGCGGCGCTCCGGGACAATCAGGCAAGGAGCCGGTGGGGCATATCCTGTTCATCAAGAACGAGTTCCCGGACGTTTATGAAAAGACCTATAAATTCCTGGAGCCCAGGGATTACATCAACCTCTGCCTCACCGGTGAATTCGCATCGTCGTACGATGCGATCACCCTGCACTGGGTGACCGACAACCGGAATCTGGAAAAGATAACCTACCATGACAAACTGATTGAAATGACCGGCCTGGAACGCGACAAGCTGCCCGATCTGAAACGCGCTGTGGATGTGCTGGGACCCATAAAAAAGGAGCTGGCCGGGGAACTGGGGCTCCGCGAGGATGTTCAGGTAGTCATGGGCTCTCCGGATATTATGGCAGCCGCCGTGGGGTCGGGGGCCGTGGGAGACTACGAGGGGCATGCCTATATCGGCACCTCGTCCTGGATAGTGGCACACGTGCCGTTCAAGAAGACGGATATCCTGCACGGGATCGCCTCCATTCCATCTTCCATCCCGGACAAGTACATCGTGGTCAACGAGCAGGAAATCGCCGGTGGGACCTTGAACTACCTGCGGGACAACATCCTCTATCATAAGGACGCGCTTTTGAAGGAAGCCTCCGTTCCGGACATCTACAAGGTGTTCGACGGGATCGCGGCCAAGGTCCCCCCCGGGAGCAACAAGGTCATTTTCACACCGTGGCTGAACGGCGAAAAAACGCCGGTGGAGGACAATGCCGTACGCGCCTGCCTGTACAACCTGTCGCTCGAAAACACCCGGGAAGACGTCATCCGGGCTTTTTTCGAGGGCGTCGCATTCAACCAGCGCTGGGCCCTGACCTACGTGGAAAAATTCATTGGGCGCAAGATGGACCCCATTCACCTGGTGGGCGGCGGGGCCTCGTCGGACATATGGTGCCAGATCCATGCAGACGTTTTCGACCGCACCGTCAAACAGGTGGAGGCCCCCATCCAGACCAATGCCCGGGGCACGGCCTTCATCGCTGCCGTAGGCTTGGGTTACCTG